A region of Natribaculum luteum DNA encodes the following proteins:
- the mutS gene encoding DNA mismatch repair protein MutS, with translation MTEATGIVGEFLSLKEETDAELLAMQCGDFYEFFDEDAEIVGDELDLKVSQKSSHGSSYPMAGVPVDDLTPYLKALVERGYRVAVADQYETESGHAREIVRVVTPGTLLETSDADAQYLAAVVEGSSGTYGLAFADVTTGRFLVAGATDADEVLTELYRFGPVEILPGPEARNDDDLLSRVRERTDATLTLHDAEAFAPKRATHVVREQFGRETIDRLAVSDPAIAAAGAVLAYVEETGAGVLASMTRIQAHHGDDHVTLDATTQRNLELSETMHGGSEGSLFATIDHTVTSAGGRLLKEWLCRPRRSLSTLERRQESVAALSTAALARDEIRETLGEAYDLERLASKATHGSADARDLLAVRDTLAVLPALADAIEAEPALSDSPLTEIVDRPDREAAADLHDALADALAEDPPSTVTQGGLLERGYDDELDEVIDRHEEVREWLDTLADREKRQHGLSHVTVDRNKTDGYYIQVGKSAADGVPDHYEQIKTLKNSKRFTTEELEEKEREILRLEERRGDLEYELFCELREAVAGRAELLQDVGRALATVDALASLATHTAENRWVRPDLHRGEDLEIDQGRHPVVEQTTEFVPNDVRMDDDRGFLVVTGPNMSGKSTYMRQVALIVLLAQVGSFVPARDASIGLVDGIFTRVGALDELAQGRSTFMVEMSELSNILHTATEESLVILDEVGRGTATYDGISIAWAATEYLHNEIRAKTLFATHYHELTGLAEHLPRVANVHVAADERDGDVTFLRTVRDGPTDRSYGIHVADLAGVPEPVVDRARDVLERLREEKAIEAKGGGSSDPVQTVFDVSSGQFRGPANADGGDPTSDRDPELEEIVEDLESIDVNATPPVELMAKVQEWQRRLKE, from the coding sequence ATGACCGAGGCGACGGGTATCGTCGGAGAGTTCCTCTCGTTGAAAGAGGAGACGGACGCGGAGTTGTTGGCGATGCAGTGTGGCGACTTCTACGAGTTCTTCGACGAGGACGCCGAGATCGTCGGCGACGAACTCGATCTCAAGGTGTCACAGAAGTCCTCCCACGGCTCGTCGTATCCGATGGCCGGGGTGCCGGTCGACGACCTCACCCCCTACCTCAAGGCGCTCGTCGAGCGCGGCTACCGCGTGGCGGTCGCCGACCAGTACGAGACCGAAAGCGGCCACGCCCGCGAGATCGTCCGGGTCGTCACGCCGGGTACCTTGCTCGAGACGAGCGACGCCGACGCCCAGTACCTCGCGGCCGTCGTCGAGGGCTCGAGCGGGACCTACGGACTGGCGTTCGCGGACGTGACGACCGGTCGCTTTCTCGTCGCGGGAGCGACCGACGCAGACGAGGTGCTGACGGAACTGTACCGGTTCGGCCCGGTCGAGATCCTGCCCGGTCCCGAGGCGCGAAACGACGACGACCTGCTGAGCCGGGTACGAGAGCGGACCGACGCGACGCTCACGCTCCACGACGCGGAGGCATTCGCCCCAAAGCGGGCGACCCACGTCGTCCGGGAGCAGTTCGGCCGCGAGACGATCGACCGGCTCGCCGTCTCCGATCCGGCGATCGCCGCCGCGGGGGCCGTCCTCGCCTACGTCGAGGAGACCGGCGCGGGCGTGCTGGCCTCGATGACCCGCATCCAGGCCCACCACGGCGACGACCACGTCACTCTCGACGCGACCACTCAGCGTAACCTCGAGTTGAGCGAGACGATGCACGGCGGTAGCGAGGGCTCGCTGTTCGCGACGATCGACCACACCGTGACGAGCGCGGGCGGTCGTCTGCTCAAGGAGTGGCTCTGTCGCCCCCGGCGCTCGCTGTCGACGCTCGAGCGACGCCAGGAGAGCGTCGCCGCGCTCTCGACGGCCGCACTCGCCCGCGACGAGATCCGCGAGACGCTGGGTGAGGCCTACGACCTGGAACGGCTGGCCTCGAAGGCGACCCACGGCAGCGCCGACGCTCGGGATCTGCTCGCCGTTCGAGATACCCTCGCCGTCCTGCCGGCGCTGGCAGATGCTATCGAGGCGGAGCCTGCGCTTTCCGACTCGCCGCTCACCGAGATCGTCGACCGGCCAGACCGCGAGGCGGCCGCCGACTTACACGACGCGCTCGCGGACGCCCTCGCCGAGGACCCCCCGTCGACGGTGACCCAGGGCGGCCTGCTCGAGCGCGGCTACGACGACGAACTCGACGAGGTGATCGACCGCCACGAGGAGGTCCGGGAGTGGCTCGACACCCTCGCCGACCGCGAGAAACGCCAGCACGGCCTCAGTCACGTCACCGTCGACCGGAACAAGACCGACGGTTACTACATCCAGGTCGGCAAGTCCGCCGCCGACGGGGTTCCGGACCACTACGAGCAGATCAAGACACTGAAAAATTCCAAGCGATTTACGACCGAAGAACTCGAGGAGAAAGAACGCGAGATCCTGCGACTCGAGGAGCGACGCGGCGACCTCGAGTACGAACTTTTCTGTGAACTCCGCGAGGCGGTCGCGGGTCGTGCGGAACTGCTCCAGGACGTCGGCCGGGCGCTGGCGACCGTCGACGCACTGGCGAGTCTGGCGACCCACACGGCGGAAAACCGCTGGGTACGACCCGACCTCCACCGGGGCGAGGACCTCGAGATCGACCAGGGTCGCCACCCGGTCGTCGAACAGACCACGGAGTTCGTCCCGAACGACGTGCGAATGGACGACGACCGGGGCTTTCTCGTCGTGACGGGGCCCAACATGTCGGGGAAGTCGACGTACATGCGCCAGGTGGCGCTGATCGTCCTGCTCGCGCAGGTGGGCAGTTTCGTCCCGGCTCGAGACGCGTCGATCGGCCTCGTCGACGGCATCTTCACGCGCGTCGGGGCGCTCGACGAACTCGCGCAGGGTCGGTCGACGTTCATGGTCGAGATGAGCGAACTCTCGAACATCCTCCATACGGCAACGGAGGAGTCACTCGTCATCTTAGACGAGGTCGGACGGGGGACGGCGACCTACGACGGCATCTCGATCGCGTGGGCCGCCACGGAGTACCTGCACAACGAGATCCGGGCGAAGACGCTCTTTGCGACCCACTACCACGAGCTGACGGGGCTGGCAGAACACCTCCCCCGGGTCGCGAACGTCCACGTCGCGGCTGACGAACGAGACGGCGACGTCACCTTCCTGCGCACGGTCAGAGACGGCCCGACCGACCGCAGCTACGGCATCCACGTCGCCGACCTCGCGGGCGTCCCCGAACCCGTCGTCGACCGGGCGCGGGACGTCCTGGAACGGCTGCGCGAGGAGAAGGCCATCGAGGCGAAAGGCGGCGGCTCGAGCGACCCCGTCCAGACCGTCTTCGACGTCTCGAGCGGGCAGTTTCGCGGGCCGGCCAACGCCGACGGTGGCGATCCGACGTCCGACCGCGATCCAGAACTCGAGGAGATCGTCGAGGACCTCGAGTCGATCGACGTCAACGCGACGCCGCCGGTCGAGTTGATGGCGAAAGTCCAGGAGTGGCAGCGGCGGCTAAAGGAGTGA
- a CDS encoding ABC transporter permease subunit, with product MSWVAVAKKDFRDAVQSRALWALLAVFVLFSVLTTYAYVELPEASGATGEVSFAGLLFFLAGITGLFVALAAIIVGYKSVAGERELGSIKLLLALPHTRGDVFVGKVLGRGAVIAATLGVGLLVGLGFGAALLGTVDVVPLVTFVLAAVVFAVVYATIVVGLSATTGSTSRATTLALGFFVVFELAWDVVPLAVVYVVNGFSLPQQQPDWMYVVMQIPPSSAYFSALVALLPDVADEANAQTQAAGFDAFYATPAIGFAVLALWIVVPLAIGYVTFNGTDL from the coding sequence ATGAGCTGGGTCGCCGTCGCCAAGAAGGATTTCCGGGACGCGGTCCAGTCGCGTGCGCTGTGGGCGCTGCTGGCCGTGTTCGTGCTGTTCTCGGTGCTGACGACGTACGCGTACGTCGAACTCCCCGAGGCGTCCGGTGCGACGGGAGAGGTGTCGTTCGCCGGACTGTTGTTCTTCCTGGCGGGGATCACCGGGCTGTTCGTCGCGCTGGCTGCGATCATCGTCGGGTACAAGTCCGTCGCCGGTGAGCGCGAACTCGGTAGCATCAAGCTGTTGCTCGCACTCCCGCACACTCGAGGCGACGTGTTCGTCGGCAAGGTGCTCGGTCGGGGTGCCGTGATCGCCGCCACGCTCGGGGTCGGACTCCTGGTCGGACTCGGCTTCGGCGCCGCGCTGCTCGGGACGGTCGACGTCGTCCCGCTGGTGACGTTCGTCCTCGCCGCGGTGGTCTTCGCCGTCGTCTACGCGACGATCGTCGTCGGCCTCTCGGCGACGACGGGTTCGACGTCGCGGGCGACGACGCTGGCGCTTGGCTTCTTCGTCGTGTTCGAACTGGCCTGGGACGTGGTGCCACTCGCCGTCGTCTACGTCGTCAACGGGTTCTCGCTCCCCCAGCAACAGCCCGACTGGATGTACGTCGTGATGCAGATCCCACCGTCTTCGGCGTACTTCTCGGCGCTCGTCGCGCTGTTGCCGGACGTCGCAGACGAAGCCAACGCGCAGACGCAGGCTGCCGGTTTCGACGCCTTCTACGCGACCCCGGCGATCGGGTTCGCCGTGCTCGCGCTCTGGATCGTCGTTCCGCTTGCGATCGGCTACGTCACGTTCAACGGGACGGATCTCTGA
- a CDS encoding ABC transporter ATP-binding protein, with product MAAIELDGLTKRFGDVVAVDDLDLTIEEGEIFGFLGPNGAGKSTTIDILLDFTRPTDGTATVLGHDAQAESLAVRQRTGVLPDGYHAYDRLTGRKHLEFVVESKEVDEDVDALLERVGIAEAADRKAGGYSKGMRQRLVLAMALVGDPDLLVLDEPSTGLDPNGAREMREIIRRENDRGTTVFFSSHIMEQVEAICDRVAIIDSGRLVAVDTIDGLRHATEAATTLSVSVSGVDDAMLETVAGLEGVSDVALDGDRLRVTLTGGSKFAVLNTLDDAGASVGDFSVEESSLEDLFVKYTTDEQEVRA from the coding sequence ATGGCCGCGATCGAACTCGACGGACTGACGAAACGGTTCGGCGACGTCGTCGCCGTCGACGACCTCGACCTGACGATCGAGGAGGGCGAGATCTTCGGCTTCCTCGGTCCGAACGGGGCCGGCAAGTCGACGACGATCGACATCTTGCTCGACTTCACCCGGCCGACCGACGGTACCGCGACGGTGCTCGGCCACGACGCACAGGCGGAGAGCCTCGCCGTCCGCCAGCGGACCGGCGTCCTCCCCGACGGCTACCACGCCTACGACCGCCTCACCGGCCGCAAGCACCTCGAGTTCGTCGTCGAGTCAAAAGAGGTCGACGAGGACGTCGACGCCTTGCTCGAGCGCGTGGGGATCGCCGAGGCGGCCGACCGCAAGGCCGGCGGCTACTCGAAGGGGATGCGCCAGCGACTCGTCCTCGCGATGGCGCTGGTCGGCGACCCCGACCTGCTCGTCCTCGACGAACCCTCGACCGGTCTCGACCCCAACGGCGCACGCGAGATGCGCGAGATCATCCGCCGGGAGAACGATCGGGGCACGACCGTCTTCTTCTCGAGTCACATCATGGAACAGGTCGAGGCCATCTGCGACCGCGTGGCCATCATCGACAGCGGGCGACTCGTCGCGGTCGACACGATCGACGGGCTGCGCCACGCGACCGAGGCCGCGACGACGCTGTCCGTCTCTGTCTCCGGCGTCGACGACGCCATGCTAGAGACCGTCGCTGGACTCGAGGGCGTCAGCGACGTCGCGCTCGACGGCGACCGACTCCGGGTGACGCTGACCGGCGGCTCGAAGTTCGCCGTGCTGAACACGCTCGACGACGCCGGCGCGTCGGTCGGCGACTTCTCCGTCGAGGAGTCCTCGCTCGAGGACCTGTTCGTGAAGTACACGACCGACGAGCAGGAGGTGCGAGCATGA
- a CDS encoding ArsR/SmtB family transcription factor: MESPDDDARIDPTVIDAIGALGNERRLEILFALADREWERQTNGHVMSFTDLYDAVDVDSTSQFSYHLKRLVGQFVAETPEGYRLTYAGDKIVRAVRSGLYESTPTFEAVDVDGTCPLCRESTLVADSSDERFVVRCAACDETLLVDSFPRSQAASRSPSEIAESFGSRIWSSSVAVQGGVCSECYGSVDATVETLERDELTLHTLVSTCRECRMVTHLPLEVPVAFHPATVGFLWRHGISILETPLWELFGYFTADDWTTDVRSLSPLEARFEITLEDERLVLEMDDELTVTPVSDGDSHDLPAGE; this comes from the coding sequence ATGGAGTCTCCGGACGACGACGCTCGCATCGATCCGACGGTGATCGACGCCATCGGTGCACTCGGAAACGAACGCCGCCTCGAGATCCTGTTCGCGCTGGCCGACCGGGAGTGGGAACGCCAGACCAACGGGCACGTCATGTCCTTCACGGATCTCTACGACGCCGTCGACGTCGACAGCACGTCCCAGTTCTCCTACCACCTCAAGCGGCTCGTCGGCCAGTTCGTCGCCGAGACGCCCGAGGGCTACCGGCTCACGTACGCCGGCGACAAGATCGTTCGCGCCGTCCGATCGGGGCTCTACGAGAGCACGCCGACGTTCGAGGCGGTCGACGTCGACGGGACGTGCCCGCTCTGTCGCGAGTCGACGCTCGTCGCTGACTCGAGCGACGAACGGTTCGTCGTCCGGTGTGCGGCGTGCGACGAGACGCTTCTGGTCGACTCCTTCCCGCGGAGTCAGGCGGCCAGCCGGTCGCCGTCCGAGATCGCCGAGAGCTTCGGCTCCCGCATCTGGAGTTCGTCCGTCGCGGTGCAAGGCGGCGTCTGTTCCGAGTGTTACGGCTCCGTCGACGCTACCGTCGAGACCCTCGAGCGGGACGAACTGACGCTTCACACGCTCGTCAGCACCTGTCGGGAGTGTCGGATGGTGACGCACCTTCCGCTCGAGGTCCCGGTCGCGTTCCACCCCGCGACAGTCGGGTTCCTCTGGCGACACGGGATCTCGATCCTCGAGACACCCCTCTGGGAACTGTTCGGCTACTTCACCGCCGACGACTGGACGACCGACGTCCGCTCTCTCTCGCCGCTCGAGGCCCGCTTCGAGATCACACTCGAGGATGAACGTCTCGTCCTCGAGATGGACGACGAGTTGACGGTGACGCCGGTCTCGGACGGCGATTCCCACGACCTGCCGGCGGGTGAGTAA